From the Colletotrichum lupini chromosome 1, complete sequence genome, the window AGGGAAAAAAGAAGACATTTCTCCTTCAAAGTTTACACTACCACGACTACCTAGTGTCTTGTACGCCTTTTTCCCTTCCATCCATCcaatccatccatccatcctctTGCCCACCCCTGTTCCCTTTCGCCCTGCAATACGCTCGACCCGACCTAGTCTTCTGCCCTGCCAGCGCGCCATGCCTTTCTTTGATACCAGCCTGCCAGGGGGTGCTCTTGCACCCTTAAGGGTCCAAAGGCAAAAAGTCCCTCGAAGGCATCTCCCTGTACCTACACCGTTCCTGTGTAGCGAGACAACGTCTCTCTTTCTCAATCTCTCTCtgtctgccgctgccgctaccgctgctgctgctaagCTGGTCTACCACCCTGGCGGTGGCAGCTCCGATGGTGTGGTCTAGACTCTTCTATTTCGCGCAGCAAGTGTGGCCACTACTGCGCGAATGGGTGCCACCGCGGGATCCCGGAAGAAGGGGCCCTGCTAGGCTCTCCGTCTCTTCTGGAATGGATTTTTTTTTCGTTTGGTAAGGTACTTGATGATGTGTATGGCGAAGCCAGACTGGATGAGAGTGTAGATGCAAGTTTGCATCATGATACATGATATGTGGCTGacgggctttttttttttccctcttcacTCTCACGACTCCACGAGTCACACTCACACTCTGTTCGCTCAGATCATATGCCATGCGGGCTGCGGACCTGCTATAGCCCACGCATACATACATACTGTAGATCAATAGTATGGAATCCTTCCCTCGCTCGAAATGTCTCAGTTGCTTTCGAGGTCTCCCTCCGGCTCTAGTCATGTCATGCTAGACGAAAAGCATCTTGTCTGGAAGGGGTCGCCGGCGTATACGAGAAGCAGCctgtgctgctgctgtgcaTGATTCTATTCCCCCCTTCCTCTGTTATTTCACTCAAACTTCTGATATACCGTCCCTCTTGGGGGTTTTAGAGGCAACTAAACACTCGTGGGCGCGATGTAAACGGCCGCCTGTCCTTATATCAGCCACCAAAACGCGGCCATGTGTCTTTGTCTTATCCCCCGCCGGAGGGCTAAAGCAAGCATACAAGTCAGTGTTTGTCGTTTCTCACTTTTGACGAGAATCGTCATATCACACCACACACTTCTTCAACCCCCTTCCCCTGGTCATGGCGGCGCCGCCAACTATTCCTAATATCGCTCTTCTTGCGGGATGAGATGGACGGGACGGGGACTGAGAGATAATTTGACCTGATTTTGCCCTGATTGAATAAACTGCCAGGGCAGAGAAAAACAAGAGTGCCGAAGCCTCGTGTAGTCTAGTCTATCAGACGAAGATGAAATAGCTTGCTGAATACCTGGATACCTGGGCAGCTGAGAAGCCCTGGGTTTTGACAACCAGAGAGACTACCTACGCAGTATGTAATGTAGTCTTACATCAGCATGTAGTAGATTGATACTATTACGCTATCGACGAGATGGGTCAAGTGCTGTTTTCCTTGGCTTTGCTCTTTTCGCcgccctcttttttcgcccgtGCTCACACGCACCGTAAACGTAAACTTTCGTTGAGTGTTTTCCTTGGGTCCTACCGCCATGTGACCGATGTTCGGTTTTGCTTACCTTAGCTTTTGCCTCACTTTCTGGTGAACCCCCAGTTTGGCTAAAGGAACCCTTGCTTGGCGTGCGTAGTGTTTTTTCTTTCCCCCAAagacgggggggggggatgaTGAGTGCGACGGAGAGGCGCAGACATGCACACACGCACTCTTTCCCTTTTTCCCTCTCACCGCGCTAGAATCCTGCAGAAGGGCGTTCTCTCCGAAACTCCGAAAGGTTGTTGAGTCTCCAAGGCGGGCGTTGGAGAAGAGTTGAGCAACGTTAGTGTACCAGAGAGAAGGGTGGTGGTTTGGCTACTGCATAAAAGAGGCTTTTGCTCGGCTGGCTAGCGGGTTAATTGGTGGTTTacggtgtgtgtgtgtgctcGGGAATCGGGATAATGTTCCTTCAAAAGGTGAAGACTTGAACCGACCACGAACCGTGGACTGCAGAGAGTCACAGACtgactttttttcttttcttttttgcaTGTGTAGTTCTGTGTAGTGTCTGCGAGTGTGACTGTGCGTGGTCACGGtggtgtggtggtggtggttgctGGCTGAATTTATTCCCGATGCGTTTCTGGTTTGTGCCTGTGTAACCTCTCCCGCGACTAGCGATCGGTGGAACCGTCGAGACCACGCGCGTGACACGTGTGACGGGATCCGGGTCGGGGATCGCCTCGCATCGCCCGCGTACCGGATGCGACGCTCTCTTGGGGGAGGTTATTTTGCTCACTGTGAGGTTTCGGCAGAAAGGATTATGTTTACCCAACCGGATACACTAGGACAGAACAGTAGATACATCTGCTACTGCAAAACACACCGCTCATGTAATACTTCTtctttcccttttttttcacaaaaataagcgctatagctGCTACGGTAAATTTTCTTTGCTTAGCGTGGTTTATGTTGTGTCATGTCGTTGTCTGTTCTCCCCATCTACCGTCTCAACTCATGATCGCAGATCGTAGAACTATGGAATCATGGAATCATACGGATCGCCCTCTCACAACCACAGACGTCCTGGTATACGTCGTGACGCCTTAGTAGTTCTCGTGTTGGGGGCATAGCGTCCGATCGACGATGTGGCGTCCCCGTGTTCAGGGGGTTTTCCTCTCCCACCCAAGCCCTCTAACTTCTAAGAGTAAAACTACACGAATAGTGCACTGGAGGGTTTTTGTCTTTTGGATTTCCCTGGGACCCAAGGTCCCAAGCAGCGCCACGCACGACCACGGCAAGCCAAGGACAGGAGGGACAGGACCCAGATCCGGAAGCGCCGCGCCGTTGTGTTCAGTTTGCGGGAGCTTGCGCCGACAAGGTTTGGCGCCGTCTTGCGATCGTCTTACACGGCACGGCACACACGGACACGCGCCTGGCTCGTTGACCCTGTCCCAAAGATACGGTCTGGCAGTGGTCGGGTGCTGCAGCAGCGCGTTCTGATCGGACAAGAGTCCGGGCGTTTTGTGCCAAATGACAAATCAAATCCGAATGTGAGCCTGGAAAAAAAAACCCGTCTTGATGATCCTTGCGGTCCGATGCGGTCCAGCTGAGATCTCGTCGCAAACTTTCGTGATGAGCAAAAGTTAATGAAAAGAGGGCAAATAATCAGTGTGTATGATGATGTATGATGTACCTCAAAACTTGGACCTTCCAATCGTCGGGCGATCGGGATGTCTCTTTTTCCATGAAGCCTCGCAATTTCCCTGCCGATTGGAGTCTGGAGTCTGGACCTGCTCTGACTCTCTTTCAACCACCACACCCTGGTTCATGCAATTATACCCAAAAGGCTGTTGAGAAATGATGCTGGCAATGCTGGATTCAGAGCGCACACACATGGAATCCACACTTGATGACACGGCACATCTCCCACGGCACACCCAATGCTGCTGCATTTCGCGAAAGTGGGCTCTCCCCTCCTTTTCGATAACCGGCTACATCCGTCATGTTCTGCATCTGCACCCATCTGCCGGGACTACATACAACCACCCACGGATAATTTTGGCTCGTAAAGATGGATGGGTTGCAAAGATCAGAGGGGgcagggagggggggggccGAGAGGGGGGTGACATGAGGCGGGGACAGACGACAGAGAGACAGACACAACGAACGAGAGGCTACTGCTGCTGAGTGGAGGGAACAAGAAAATGTGGTCTTCTATTTGGGCACACACGATCACTATGTGCCGTTGATGATGCTTCTCTTTTGTCATACCTAGGACGCCATACCACCATGAAGAAGTAAAaatcaaaaaaaaaaatccggTCCCAATGAGCCCCTGCCAAGCCCGCCCACACACGTCTCTTCATGTCGGATCATCGGGTTGGAGAAGAGCGACTGACCATGACATCTTCTCCAAAGTGATTTGCCCGCCGTGTGCCCTGGTCCCAGGCTGTGTAACAACAGCAAGAAAAAAATTGCTGAAGTTCGTAGTCGCAAGACGGGGGAGAATTTCTCCCCATCACAACCGAAAAACTGAGCCCCAAAAGGGAGGCTTTCGAACAACACACGCACCCCCCCTGGTCCGGTAGGCCGGTGCCCCCGCCGCGATGGAGGCGACCCTCGCCAAAAAATCACGATCGAActgggggaagggggggccTTTCGGGCCTCCAAAATCCCAAAATCGGATCACTCTGAGTTTTTCTCTTCATTAGGTCCCCAGGGCCTTAGCGTAATCGCAACCTTGGCGAAAAAGGTAGGGGTAGGTAagtgggtggtggtgggtgTAAGATTGTGAGAATTGAGCTCTTTGGGACTTGGGTTTGCCGTTTCTGCGCTCGAATCGAGCGGAGTGCATGACCGCGCGCTCGCGCACGCTGGCTGCTCACCGACCATTCTTCATGGCCTCCTTTCTGCGCTTCTTCTCCGAAGCCCGGACCAGGGCGGTCTTGACGATTCCGTCGTCGAACGTGTCAATGTCGTAGTAGACGGGTGCGATTTCCTGGTAAGATCCATATTAGTTATGGGGTTCTTCGATGCAATGGATAGGACGAGGCAAGTGCCGAAGAATGCAGGACAGGGGGGGCTGAAAGAAGCAAGAGATCGATCGTAGGAATCCACATGGGAGTAAGCGGCAAGAGGAGGGAAAAGGCAAGTGGTATTGTTCGAATGGTAAAAGGAGCAAGGGCTTTGCTTACAAGTAGCCACTCTGGCCTGATTCCGGTGCATGTACGAATGTACTGCTTGGAGGTGAGGACGAATTCGTTGTAAAGGACCCATTCGTAGTCGGTCTTGAGGACCGTGGAGGGATGCATCATGACTGCCTGATCGTCCTTGATGGTACGGTAAACCTTGCCCGAGCTCTCCCTCATGGCAACCTGCATGAAGAAGCCCGAAAGGAGCGCACGCCGGATGTTGGTGTAGTAGTTCTTGTCCTCAAAGGGGGTCGACACGAGCTCGAGGTCAGACTTCTCCATGATGCGCTTCAGCTGCGCACGAACGTTGTCGGCACTGCTGAGGTGACGGAAGGAGAGGAAGTGCTCGTGACACCACCTCTTGGGGTCCACGTCGGGCTGGTTTGCCGTGCCCTTGAAGGCGTGGTACGCGTTGAGGAGCGTGAGATGATCGCCTTCAGGGTGCGAGAATTGCGCCTTCATCTCGTCGGCACGCTTACGCTGAGCGGCGGGGCGGACCCAGATCTGAGGGATAGAGAGTAGAGAGACGATGGACAGAATCTCGTTGGAGCAGTAAAATTCGGGCGAGGAGATAAGCATGACTGCCAAAGCTGGGTCCAAGGGGAACTCGGAGGCGAGACTTCCGAGGGTGGTCAGCTCACCATCGTCGTCAAGGCATGCGAGGTAGTTCAGCTCCTCAAGGGCACGCATCATGGTCTCCGGCGCAGGAGGGTCCATGAGATCGAAGTGAACGAGATCCTGGACGCCAAGCTTCTTCAGTTCCAGAACCGTGTTGGCCAAGTTGGAACGCAGAATCTCGGGATGTGTCTGCTCGATGAGCTCCTTCTTGAAGGCCTGCTCGGTGTAGAGACGGAAGCACTTTCCGGGCTTTGTACGACCAGCACGACCGGCACGCTGCTGGGCGGAGGCCTTGGAGATGGGAGAGACCAAGAGAGACTCGACACGGATGCGCGGGTTGTAGATCTTTTGCTTGCTGAAGCCGGGATCTACGACATAGACGATACCGTCAATGGTCAAAGACGTCTCGGCAATATTGGTTGCCACGATGACCTTGCGTCCTGGCCGGCCGCCCTTCTTGTACGGAGCCGGAGCCTTGTCGAAGATCTTTTGCTGCTGGTGCGGTGGCAGAGTACCGTAGAGCGGGTAAACCACCAACGGGCCCGCGTCTATTTCTCGTGTCATCTCGTCGGCCTCGAGGTTGATCTTCCGGCAGGCATCCTCAATCTCCTCCTCACCGGTCAAGAACAGTAGAATATCGCCCTCTCCTTCGGAGGCATGGATCTGCAATACTGTTCGAATGGCAGCCTCGACATAGTCCCTCTCGGGCTCGGGGGTGTAGAAGATCTCGACGGGATGGGTACGACCGGGAACGGCGAGAAGAGGCGCATCGTTGAAGTAGCGCTGGAACTTTTGGGCATCGAGGGTGGCGGACATGACCACGATCTTGAGGTCGGGGCGGCGGGCGGCGATCTGCTTGAGCAGGGCCATCAGGATATCGGTGGCGAGAGTACGCTCGTGGGCCTCGTCGAGAATGATACAGCTATAACGCGACATCTCGTGGTCGTGGATAGCTTCTCGGAGAAGCATACCGTCGGTCATGTACTTGAGAATCGTGTTGGGGCTGGTTCTGTCCTCGAAACGAATGCTGTATCCGACCTCCTCGCCAAGATTAACGTCCATCTCGTCGGCAACACGCTGTGCGACGGACATGGCGGCAACACGGCGAGGCTGAGTGCAGGCAACCATCTTGCGGTTGAGCTGAGGGAGCTCGTCAAACACGACATATTGGGGGATCTGGGTCGTCTTTCCGGAACCGGTCTCACCGACGAAGACGAGGATTTGGGTAGAGTGGTACTTCTCGAGGAACTCTTCTCTGTTGGAGGGATGGTCAGTAAGCTGGAAAGTTTTCTAGATAAGACTCCGAGATAGACGTACCTCTGCTTCGTGACGGGAAGATCGCGACGCGCTTCCAGGATCTGGAAGTACTTTTGCGAGTGAGGGCGACCGGTGAAGGCGTTGTCGTCGAGGTCTTCAATCTTCTCGTGCTGCTTCGATGTTGTGGCGCGTGGTTTGAAACCGTAAAATGGTGAGCTGGCATCAATGGTGCCCTCCTCGGACTTGACACCGTTCTCCTCCTTCATATGCGCCAAGTAGGGGTTATACTTGGGCTCGTACTCTTCCTCCTTCTTGACCTTCTTCCTGCTTCCTTCTCTGTCGGCGCTCAGGCGCTTCGATCCCTTATCCTCGAAGTCGGCCATTGTGGTCGCAAATTCCCCGTTTCGGTACGAAAGGGTGGTGGACGGGAAAGGGGTTGAGAGAGATGTTTGGTTGAAGTTGCGGCCCGTGGATTCGACGTCGACGAGGTCAAACTCGGGAGGCGATTCCAAGCGAGGCTCCCAGAAACTTTTTGTTGTCGCGGGAAAAATTTGGGTGGGTATGAGCACGGGCCAATAAGAAGGTGGGATGATAAGATAAGCTAAACTCATGCATTGGACGTACCGTACGAAGGATCTCACACACTGATCATGAGACATTGAGTGACTGAGAGCGTGAGACTTTACATGGCTATAAACCTGACAAAGAATACCTTAAGTTTGCTGGAACTCATTCAAAATCATCTCGAACATATTTGTATGTAATATAGCTCACTCTGAGTGATTTACTAGAAGTTGCCCTCTCAGAGAAGGTATATCATAAACTCATCGAATAGACCAAGATGCAAGAATGTAAAGTGTACTTTCCTGACAGCGGGCACTGTCTCCTCTCACACTCTCTTCAGGGTCCAGAGTGCAACCAATGGCACCGGGTCGCATCTCGCAAAATCTGGTGCTTTTTTAACCTCTTGGGGGGGTAACCAACAGCCTGACTTCTCAAATCACACAACATCAGGTTGCAACTGCTCTGAGTGCAACTTCTGCGATCTCTCAGCCCATCGTTTTTCTGAGCACAAACAAACTACCAAGAATGATTTGCTGACCACAAATCGTCTTGTACTCCCTTGtcatatcctcttttttccaAAGCGCCAGGGTCTTGACCAGCTGGTAACCGCTTTTTGCACAACTGTCGCGTGGGGTATTTGTGCGCTGAGCAATTACACCATTCACAAGTCCTCTTTAGGCAACACAAGACACTACAGCCTGAATAGTCTCAATATCTACCATGGACGGCAGCAACTTCAACCAAATCCGGCCTGTTTTCAGCCTTGGTCAGCATGATTCTCAGAGGGATCAGCCTCTTGATGATCTTCAGTATGGCCAGATTCTGAACGCTGGTGTAAGTCCATTTCTGAGACCCAAATTTCTTTCATTTTCAATTGTCACTCACTAAGCTTTGACTCCAGGTCAACTTTGTGACGGCACCCATCACCAACAAGCACTTCCATACACGGGTAAAGGACCTTGTTTCCCAGCATCTCGCCAAAGCGAAGAAGGGACTCGCTTCACTGGCGGACGCCGTGGTGCCTCCTTTGACCCCCAAGGACACCTCCCTCTTCCCCAGCCATGCTGTCACCACTTACATCGCCTACGCCAGTCCCTGGATCGACTTGGCCTCGGTCGATCCTGCTGTGGCCAGCATTTCTCGACAGGTCCTGAATCTCGAGATTGCCTACGCCAACTTTTGTGGTGTCCGGAGCATCATCATTCCCGGCCCCAGGAGAGACGCCTCCAAGAATGGCGGAAACCAGGGTCTGTCTCAATATGCCAGAGCTGTGCAGGAGGCAATGACCATTGCGTCGCGCCTCAACTTCATTATCCACATCCCCATGTACCGGGAGCCGGGCCTGGAGGAGAGCGTAGAGCTCCTGTCGACTTTGTCAGAGGTGCCTCACCCCGAGAACAGCAAGGAGATCGACATCTACAGCGCATGGGACTCTTGGCACACTGTCCGCTCAGTCTGCGAATACAGCATGCGCCTGTATGTTGGTAAGACATCTTTTTCTCATTCTGTTATCCTAAAAATGGACACTGACTAGCATCGACAGCCATTCGCGTTCCCAGAGCTCTGCCTGAAAAGTCCCTCCAGGAGAAGTGGTTCGCCGAGCCCTTGCACTTCCTCTCCCTCAACGGGAACGCATTCTCCAAGAACAAGACCGGACACCCCGCCCTGCCCAAGGCCCATCAGGACATGATCTTCAACTACATGCGCCTCAAGAACGCGCCCTGGCTGCTACTTAGCGATGTCGGTCCGGATACCGCCTCGCTGACGGCAGAGGCACAGCTCCAGGCCGTCAGTCTCGGAAACCAGGTCCCTACCTCCGCAGACTTCCCTCCCCTGGGCGAAACTCCCACTCTCGCCACGGACTCTCTCAAGTCGTTCCGCACCTACGTGGTGTACCTCAAGTGGCTCGAGATGCAGCAGCGCCCGCTGTCCTACCTGGAGCAGACCACGCTCACCAGCTTCCAGGACTGGCTCCAGTCGCCCCTGCAACCTCTGTCCGACAACCTGGAGTCGGCCACGTATGAGGTGTTCGAGGGTGACCCGGTCAAGTACAACCAGTACGAGGCTGCTTGCACGGAGGCTCTGGCAGAGTGGCACCAGCTGGGTAGAGCTACCTCTTCCAAGGACGGCGCCGTAGTCATTGCCGTCGTCGGCTCCGGCCGCGGTCCTCTCGTGACGAGAGCCCTTAAGGCCAGCGAGGCGACCGGCGTCCCTGTCCAAGTCTGGGCCGTGGAGAAGAACCCCAATGCATACGTCTACCTCCTCAGACAGAACGAGATGATCTGGGGCGGCAAGGTTACCGTCGTCAAGACAGACATGCGCGCCTGGAAGGGTCCCCTCGTCTCGGGCACCCCCGAAAACAACCCGGTCTACGGCAAGGTGGACATTCTGGTATCCGAGCTGCTCGGCTCCTTCGCAGACAACGAGCTCTCGCCGGAGTGCCTCGACGGCGTCCAGCACGTCCTGGCGCCCGGCGGCATCTCGATCCCCGAGTCCTACACGGCGCACATGAGCCCCATTGCGACGCCGCGCATCCACGCCGACCTCCTCACCAGGGTCCCCACGGAGCCCAACGCCTTCGACACCCCCTGGGTGGTGCGCCTCTTCGCCCTTGACTTCGCCGCCATGCGCGTGCCCGGTCACCCGCGCTTCCAGCAGGCGTGGGAGTTCTCCCACCCGGTCTCCGAGGCCACGCTCAAGCAGATCGAGACGAGACGCGCCGGCGGCGTCATGGGCGGCGGAGGCGGTAGCATGGCGGGTGCTGTTGGCGCCAACGACCACAACTCGCGCTTCTGCCATCTCACGTTCGTATGCCCCACAAGGGGTGTCATCCACGGTTTGGCCGGGTACTTTGAGTCCGTCCTCTACGCGCCTCAGACCGGCGACAGAGAAAAGGTGGAAATCAGCACGCATCCCGAGCTGATTGACCGCAAGAGCAAGGACATGATCTCGTGGTTCCCCATCTTCTTCCCCATCAAGGTGAGCAAAAACAAAGGCCCCAATTTTCTCATGCAATTTGGACAAATTTCACTGACATTCACAGCAACCGATCTACTACCCTGCCGACACTGAATTGGAGGTCACGATGTGGCGCCAGACGGATGATTCGCGGGTGTGGTACGAGTGGCTCATCGAGGCGTACACGTGGGTGAGCGAGACACAGCGCATCAAGGTAGCGTCGTCGGATCTCTGCAGTAGTCGCAAGGTTGCTTGTCTTATGTAAGTATTTGCGGAAAAAAAAGTGGTGGTACCAAAAGGGGGCACTGGAGGCGCCGACAATGGTGTACGccccttttcttcttcttctataGTTGCTGCGAAAGGAGTAGAGAGATGGTTCTTTCTTGCGCAGCGCGACCTGGCGGTATTCAACCTGACTTGGGGGGGACACTGCAAACTCCGTTCCATCGCCGGCCTTTTTGTGGATTCGTTTTGATTGCTCCAAGCTCATCGTGAAAATCAATATCCCTTTCCGCCCGCCCTTTCTCTGAGTCAAGACCAAAGTACGTGAGGGCGATTTCCCAGGTTATGTCGATGTTTGTTCCGCTCGTGGTCTTTCCGCTCGTTGTGGGAGGGATGCTCTTCCCGCTCAACCGTCCATCTTGACGTCGCCGTTCTCGCCTTGTTTCGCGCCGCGGATCCAGAGAACGTTGTTACACCTGTCAGTGCGTTCAGTCAGTCAACACAACTTCGTCTCGAGGGGGTTATCGTATGTGACATGGGAAGAGAGGGGAAGTGGTTCGTGTGCGGTCGAATGATGGTCGCGTACCGAATCAAAACCTGGCCCAAAGCTCCCGTCATCTTCTGGTCAATGTACTCCTCGGCGCCGCTGAGCTGGACGTTCATGTAGCTGTCGATGCTGACCAACTTTCCCTTGTATTCGGTCTCGCCCCACTTGAGTCTGATGACGACGTCCTGGTTGACACTGCGCAAGTATGAAATGTTAGCACGCTGAACAAGCTTTGTCTATCGAGGAAAGAGGATGCCTGGCGATCGTGAAGGGCGTTGGCATTGGAGAGGCGCGTTTCGCGGACGTAGATGAGGACGTACAGGTCTTGCAGCATAGGCCGCGGGTTAATGGGCACGAACTGCGAGGCAGAAAAGGTTTGTTAGCTTATTGCATCCTATAGAATGTCGAAATTGAAGGGGAAAAGGGGGTTGCATACGCTCATGGTGGGCGATTCGAGGGTGAGATACAGCCCATGTAATGTGTAGATGGGGGGAAGTTTGCGCGGGAGTCGAGGCTGCGATGCGTGAGGCTCGTCCTTCTCTCAATTGGGGCCAATTTTTAGGCGGGCACAGTGCACCTGAGGTTGCTACAGTGGTGTGAGGCTGTCGGAAAATCATCGGGTCCACTGTAAGGGACCGCCTGGCGATGCAACCCAAAAAATCCGGGGGATTTTTGGAGCACTGGCCTCCTTTTGTTTCTCCTGTCGCAAGCTGTTTATTGATCAGAGTCTGATGGTCTCATTCGAGTCTTCGTGGCACATATCGAACCTAACACATCGGGTCATCTGAGATCAACCTTTGATCCTCATATGATCGAACGAACACCGTGTAAACGCCTACCTTTAGGCGTATGCTCTGGGTTTATGTGGCGATATCCTACCTCATAGCTTGACTGACGTCTGCTGCATCTGTATGTGGACATCAAATCAAAGCTAAGAATGATGATAGATCACGAGGTAAGTTGAGGTTTCGGATAAGGGTCGGCAAGATGAGATCAATCAGGGTGTATTCGAGACCTGAGCAATCGACGCCTTTGGACCATAATGCTCTCACTAAATGGTATCATGTGAGAAATTATTGTTGGCGCGTGGAAGCTTCTTCTTTCCATGGGCAGCTAAATTCATCGATGTTGAGTACATCGATCTTACCCGCGTAATGTGATCTGTGCCTTCGCCTGAGATGCATAAAGCAAATTGGCTTGATGAACTGAAATCGCGATGAAGGTCGTGAAAAGAAGGATGCTACAGTGTATATGTCTCGAAAAGAAAACCACCACTCTGGCAAGATGAGAAACTATCGATTAAATCGCTGCGGGAAACTTGGTTGGTGAATGCTTTGAAGCTCATGAAGTCCAATCTAGCATCATCTCGTGTCCTGATGCTGCTATGAAAATTTCGCGGGTACAGCCGAACCTCAGTCAACCTCCGCCTTACAACAACCACACCCCCAGTGACCACCCAAAATGGCCACACAAACATTTGAGACCAACGGCGTCCGAATCGCCGTTGAGGGATGCGTAAGCCTTTGCAATGAACACATCTTACACGCAAATGTTCTCCCACTGACAAATCCTGATAGGGCCACGGCACCCTCAACGCCATCTACGCTGCCGTCGAGGCCTCCTGCACGGCCCGTGGCTGGGACGGCGTTGATCTCCTCATCATCGGCGGCGACTTCCAAGCCGCCCGCAATGCCGCCGACCTGACGGTCATGTCCGTCCCCGCAAAGTACCGCGAGCTCGGCGATTTCTGGGAGTACTACGCCGGCCATCGCACCGCGCCGTACCTGACCGTCTTCGCGGGCGGCAACCACGAGGCCGCCAGCCACATGTGGGAGCTCTTCTACGGCGGCTGGGCCGCGCCCAACATCTACTACCTCGGCGCCGCCAACGTCCTGCGCCTGGGCCCGCTGCGCATCGCGGGCATGAGCGGCATCTGGAAGGGCTTTGACTATCGCAAGGGCCACCACGAGAGGCTGCCCATGGGCCCGGACGAGATCAAGAGCTTCTATCACATCAGGGAGGTGGATGTGAGAAAGTTGCTACTGTTGAGGGAGCAGGTTGACGTCGGCATCAGCCACGACTGGCCACGGGCGATCGAGAGGTGGGGTGACGAGAAGGCGCTGTGGAGGATGAAGCCGGATTTCGAGAGGGAGTCCATGGATGGCACACTGGGCAACGTTGCGGCGGAGTATGTCTGCGATCGGCTCAGGCCACCGTATTGGTTCTCCGCGCATTTGCACTGTAAGTTTGCGGCGTTGAAGATTTACAAGGATGAGGAGGCGACTACGAAGGAGGCACCAGAGGGAGCTGCGGCCTCAGCTACGGCCCCGGCTGCGGCACACGAGCCGGTTCAAGCACCGGATAATCCAGACGAGATCGACCTGGACGGAGACGAAGAGATCACGGACGCACCCGCCGTTTCGGCACCAGCACAAACAAACCCCAACGAAATCGAtctcgacgacgatgacgatgacgagCAGCCTACCGCACCTACACAAACACAGCCCAGCAAAGAAGTAACAGAAAAAGCTCCCAACACCAAAACCTCCGTCCCCGAAGACATCCGCGCCCAACTCCCCGCCTCCTTCGCCAAACCCAAGCCCCAGCCGAAAAGAACACCGGGCCAGCCCGTCCCGCCAACAATCACGAACAAGCAGGTCAACTTCCTCGCCCTCGACAAGTGTCTCCCGCGCCGCCACTTCCTTCAGCTCCTTGAAGCCCGCCCCCACAACATCCTGCCCGCCGACCAACCGGCCCCGACGCGACCCTTCCGCCTGCAGTACGACCCGGAATGGCTCGCCATCACGCGCGTCTTCCACCCCACGCTCGTCATCGGCGACGAAGCGGCCCACCAGCAGCCGAGCCCGGACCTGGGCGAGGCACACTACGCGCCGCTCATCGACGCCGAGCGCCGCTGGGTTGAGGAGAACATCGTTCAGAAGGGCAAGCTTGACGTCCCG encodes:
- a CDS encoding lariat debranching enzyme domain-containing protein → MATQTFETNGVRIAVEGCGHGTLNAIYAAVEASCTARGWDGVDLLIIGGDFQAARNAADLTVMSVPAKYRELGDFWEYYAGHRTAPYLTVFAGGNHEAASHMWELFYGGWAAPNIYYLGAANVLRLGPLRIAGMSGIWKGFDYRKGHHERLPMGPDEIKSFYHIREVDVRKLLLLREQVDVGISHDWPRAIERWGDEKALWRMKPDFERESMDGTLGNVAAEYVCDRLRPPYWFSAHLHCKFAALKIYKDEEATTKEAPEGAAASATAPAAAHEPVQAPDNPDEIDLDGDEEITDAPAVSAPAQTNPNEIDLDDDDDDEQPTAPTQTQPSKEVTEKAPNTKTSVPEDIRAQLPASFAKPKPQPKRTPGQPVPPTITNKQVNFLALDKCLPRRHFLQLLEARPHNILPADQPAPTRPFRLQYDPEWLAITRVFHPTLVIGDEAAHQQPSPDLGEAHYAPLIDAERRWVEENIVQKGKLDVPLNFEITAPPHVEGEPESVPHQPFEYTNPQTSAYCALLEVGNLWDASEEERMERKARGPPAAEFRGHRGGGGRGFHRGGGGGRGGGRGGRGRGRGRGRGRGWN